One region of uncultured Methanolobus sp. genomic DNA includes:
- a CDS encoding aldolase: protein MALIKEEDIKIPLDVPQGARETYIKNYMKITSNSGNMMLFAGDQKVEHLNDDFFGEGVPADDNDPEHLFKIAANSKIGVFATQLGLIARYGMDYADVPYLVKVNSKSYLVKTKQDDPYSGQWYDMEQVAQFRDNSGLNILGIGYTIYLGSKYEAEMFHQAAQLIYEAHQYGMITVLWIYPRGEAVANEKDPHLIAGATGVGACLNADFVKVNYPKAEGMPTEEAFKEAVLAAGRTKVVCAGGSSDDPKSFLEKLYAQIHVSGACGNATGRNVHQKSLDEAVRMCNAIYAITVEDASVEDALKIYNNE, encoded by the coding sequence ATGGCCTTAATAAAAGAAGAAGATATTAAAATTCCACTGGACGTACCACAGGGTGCGCGTGAAACATATATTAAGAATTATATGAAAATTACATCAAACAGCGGAAACATGATGCTTTTTGCAGGTGATCAGAAAGTCGAACACCTCAACGATGACTTTTTCGGAGAGGGTGTACCTGCAGATGACAACGATCCGGAGCATCTTTTCAAAATAGCTGCAAATTCAAAGATAGGTGTTTTTGCCACACAGCTGGGACTTATTGCAAGATACGGAATGGACTATGCAGATGTACCATATCTTGTCAAAGTCAATTCTAAATCATATCTGGTGAAAACAAAGCAGGATGACCCATACAGTGGCCAGTGGTATGATATGGAGCAAGTAGCACAGTTCCGCGATAACAGTGGCCTCAACATTCTTGGTATCGGCTACACAATATACCTTGGAAGCAAGTATGAAGCTGAAATGTTTCACCAGGCTGCACAGTTGATCTACGAGGCACACCAGTACGGAATGATCACTGTTCTCTGGATATACCCAAGAGGAGAAGCGGTTGCCAACGAGAAAGACCCACACCTTATTGCAGGTGCCACAGGGGTTGGTGCATGTCTTAACGCAGATTTTGTAAAGGTGAACTATCCAAAAGCTGAAGGAATGCCAACCGAAGAAGCATTCAAGGAAGCAGTCCTGGCAGCCGGCAGGACAAAAGTCGTTTGTGCAGGCGGTTCCAGCGATGATCCGAAATCATTCCTTGAAAAGCTCTATGCCCAGATCCATGTCAGCGGTGCATGTGGTAATGCAACCGGAAGGAACGTGCACCAGAAATCCCTCGACGAAGCAGTTAGAATGTGTAACGCAATCTACGCCATCACAGTCGAGGATGCATCCGTTGAAGATGCACTTAAGATATACAACAACGAATAA
- a CDS encoding replication factor A (Replication protein A protects and stabilize the intermediate ssDNA that is generated by the unwinding action of a DNA helicase at the replication fork. In addition, SSBs prevent the formation of secondary structures by single-stranded template DNA.): MKQLAQEISARFSELGVEIPIGEIEERLDKMIHKFKVPKEEARRSVVNYFLKSYDIKRNEFYTGQTESPLINVSDVDDGKWANIRGKIVQLWDNTHESISQVGLIGDETGTIKFTIWESAGVSTVEEGKSYLLKNVVVNEWNGKFQINVNKSSSIDSLDEDIEVGNATVEFKGAMVDIQSGSGLIKRCPECNRALTKGACMEHGKVDGVYDLRIKAVIDDGSSIQDTILKRGLTEEITGITLESAIALAADALDQGVVLEKMKDSLVGRYYCVSGSRVDRYLIVETISPIFSYDASELDELIAAAEVI; this comes from the coding sequence ATGAAACAATTAGCACAGGAAATCAGTGCCAGGTTCAGCGAACTTGGAGTGGAGATCCCAATTGGGGAAATTGAAGAGCGTCTTGACAAAATGATCCACAAGTTCAAGGTGCCAAAGGAAGAAGCACGCAGAAGTGTTGTGAACTACTTTTTAAAATCATACGACATCAAGAGGAATGAGTTCTACACAGGACAGACAGAATCACCTCTCATCAACGTTTCCGATGTGGACGATGGTAAGTGGGCAAATATCAGGGGAAAGATCGTCCAGTTATGGGACAATACACATGAGTCCATATCCCAGGTAGGTCTTATTGGTGATGAAACCGGAACTATCAAGTTCACAATATGGGAAAGTGCAGGTGTTTCCACTGTTGAAGAAGGAAAAAGTTATCTTCTGAAGAATGTGGTTGTGAACGAATGGAACGGTAAATTTCAGATCAATGTTAACAAAAGCAGTTCCATAGACTCTCTTGATGAAGACATTGAGGTTGGTAATGCGACAGTGGAATTCAAAGGTGCAATGGTGGACATACAATCAGGTTCCGGACTGATTAAGAGATGTCCTGAATGCAACCGTGCCCTTACAAAGGGAGCATGCATGGAACACGGCAAAGTGGATGGAGTATATGACCTTCGCATCAAGGCAGTCATAGACGACGGAAGCTCAATACAGGATACCATCCTTAAAAGGGGGCTTACAGAAGAGATTACCGGCATAACTCTGGAAAGTGCAATTGCACTTGCTGCAGATGCTCTTGATCAGGGAGTTGTCCTTGAGAAAATGAAAGATTCGCTTGTGGGAAGATATTATTGTGTGAGTGGTTCAAGGGTAGATAGATATCTTATTGTCGAAACCATTTCTCCGATATTTTCATATGATGCTTCTGAGCTGGATGAGCTCATTGCAGCTGCAGAGGTGATCTGA
- a CDS encoding replication factor C small subunit, with protein sequence MQVCILLCGGFEIKEEIWIEKYRPFKLDDVVGQTEAVERLKSYIKTRNLPHLLFSGPPGVGKTATSVSIARELFGDSWRENFTELNASDERGIDVVRTKIKNFAKTTPIGGADFKIIFLDEADALTSDAQSALRRTMERYTNNCRFILSCNYSSKIIEPIQSRCAVYRFRPLSDESVAERVRFVANNENLDIADDGVDAITYVAQGDMRKAINALQAAALLADTIHKDAIYKITATARPEQVKELIMTALEGSFSASRKHLDSLLLEQGLSGEDVVGQIYRAMFEVDIPEKKMVELIDVIGEIDFRLTEGANERIQLECLLAHFALSGKECN encoded by the coding sequence ATGCAGGTATGCATACTTCTATGCGGAGGGTTTGAAATTAAAGAAGAGATATGGATTGAAAAGTATAGGCCCTTTAAGCTCGACGATGTGGTTGGCCAGACAGAGGCCGTTGAAAGGCTGAAATCTTATATTAAAACAAGAAATCTTCCACATCTCCTGTTCTCAGGTCCTCCCGGAGTTGGAAAAACAGCAACTTCCGTGTCTATTGCACGCGAGCTTTTTGGAGACTCATGGCGTGAGAACTTCACAGAGCTTAATGCTTCTGATGAACGTGGAATTGATGTTGTCAGGACAAAGATCAAGAACTTTGCAAAAACAACTCCAATTGGCGGTGCGGATTTTAAGATTATCTTTCTTGATGAGGCAGATGCACTCACATCCGATGCACAATCAGCACTCAGACGTACCATGGAACGTTACACCAACAACTGTCGTTTCATTCTTTCATGCAATTACTCATCCAAGATCATAGAGCCCATCCAGTCAAGGTGTGCAGTTTACAGGTTCCGTCCGTTGTCAGATGAATCTGTGGCAGAACGTGTAAGATTTGTAGCTAATAATGAGAACCTGGACATTGCAGACGATGGTGTGGATGCTATCACGTATGTTGCACAGGGCGATATGAGAAAAGCTATCAATGCTCTGCAGGCAGCAGCTCTTCTTGCTGACACAATCCACAAGGATGCAATATACAAGATCACTGCCACAGCACGTCCCGAGCAGGTCAAGGAACTTATTATGACTGCTCTGGAAGGAAGCTTCAGTGCATCCCGAAAACATCTTGACAGCCTTTTGCTGGAGCAGGGTCTTTCCGGAGAGGATGTTGTGGGTCAGATATACAGAGCAATGTTTGAGGTAGATATTCCTGAGAAGAAAATGGTTGAACTGATAGATGTCATCGGTGAGATCGATTTCAGGTTAACTGAAGGTGCCAACGAAAGAATACAGCTTGAATGTCTACTGGCACACTTTGCACTATCGGGAAAGGAATGTAATTGA
- a CDS encoding HAMP domain-containing sensor histidine kinase, with protein MDEKSINLRKETYTKRIVTDTILLVTGIICIVFLSLITDLSRIFSDIPCPFDDWKMGQIVIAITVIMVTSWVFAYRRYKDIKDAIKEFNSIDAIKEEFIANLRHELKTPLVPIRGYSEIIYEGKLGEINQKQKEALKKMIDSSEKLERLIDSLIFISVAKSGDIEYSFTTLKVDDIAMGAIADTADQLNQREQKIDIEIRPELPYLEGDRKYLKEALIQILENASKFSPNGQNIQLIIHEGYKSLHIKVIDKGIGIPEDELENIFARFYQIDGSKTRRYGGNGLGLHIAKTIVEAHRGDIWIESEPEIGTTVHIRLPTPEHGIKK; from the coding sequence ATGGATGAAAAATCAATCAACCTGAGGAAAGAAACATATACAAAAAGGATTGTGACGGACACAATCCTGCTTGTGACAGGCATTATCTGCATAGTATTTCTGTCATTGATAACAGACCTTTCACGTATTTTTTCAGATATCCCATGTCCGTTTGACGACTGGAAAATGGGTCAGATAGTGATAGCTATCACAGTTATTATGGTAACTTCTTGGGTATTTGCATACAGGAGATACAAGGATATAAAGGACGCAATAAAAGAATTCAATTCAATTGATGCCATTAAAGAGGAATTTATTGCAAACCTGCGACATGAACTCAAAACTCCGCTTGTACCCATCAGAGGTTACTCTGAAATTATATATGAAGGAAAACTTGGCGAAATAAACCAGAAACAGAAAGAAGCACTTAAAAAAATGATAGATTCTTCAGAAAAGCTGGAGAGACTCATTGATTCCCTTATCTTTATAAGTGTTGCAAAGTCTGGCGATATCGAGTATTCATTTACAACACTCAAAGTTGATGATATTGCAATGGGAGCAATTGCGGATACAGCTGACCAGCTCAACCAGAGGGAGCAGAAAATTGACATTGAAATCAGGCCTGAACTTCCCTATCTGGAAGGTGACAGGAAATATCTCAAAGAAGCACTGATCCAGATACTGGAAAATGCCAGCAAGTTCAGTCCGAACGGACAGAATATACAATTGATAATCCACGAAGGTTACAAAAGCCTTCACATAAAAGTTATCGACAAAGGAATTGGAATACCTGAGGACGAACTGGAAAATATATTCGCAAGGTTCTACCAGATAGACGGCTCTAAGACAAGACGTTACGGAGGTAACGGGCTTGGACTACACATTGCAAAAACAATAGTGGAAGCCCACAGGGGAGACATCTGGATTGAAAGTGAACCTGAAATTGGGACAACTGTTCACATAAGATTGCCTACTCCGGAACACGGAATTAAAAAATAG
- a CDS encoding metallophosphoesterase: MKIIVISDTHSNSDSVPAFLSELFDGYEMIIHAGDFDTLQFYKALEATGKLKAVHGNSDEPAVREILPEKLVFEVEGVKIGVIHEASLSIVDNTATRYMALEMGVDVLVFGHLHRPIIEKSDVLLICPGSPTKPRMSDPCAVEMEIENGSVTTNIIPVTGQSCGYIDFSRKLGENEN, encoded by the coding sequence ATGAAGATCATTGTCATATCAGACACACATTCAAATAGTGATAGTGTTCCTGCTTTTCTGTCAGAACTTTTTGACGGCTATGAAATGATCATCCATGCAGGGGATTTTGATACTCTTCAATTTTACAAGGCACTCGAAGCAACCGGAAAACTGAAAGCTGTGCACGGCAACTCAGATGAGCCTGCCGTAAGAGAGATACTCCCTGAGAAACTTGTATTTGAAGTTGAAGGTGTTAAGATCGGAGTAATCCATGAAGCTTCTCTTTCTATTGTTGACAACACAGCAACCAGATACATGGCGCTTGAAATGGGAGTCGACGTACTCGTGTTCGGCCACCTGCACAGACCAATTATAGAAAAGAGTGATGTTCTGCTGATATGTCCGGGGTCACCGACAAAACCGCGTATGTCTGACCCCTGTGCAGTTGAAATGGAGATTGAAAACGGTTCAGTGACAACAAATATTATTCCTGTAACCGGACAATCCTGCGGATATATTGACTTTTCCCGCAAACTCGGGGAAAATGAAAATTGA
- a CDS encoding cation:proton antiporter, translating into MDSIFFLEIVVSVLFMSMVAQTLSKYFKVPVIMFLLLEGILVGPEVLNFIDPSTFGDGLTAIVSLSVAVIVFDGGLHIDVKNIRAIQKTAFKLTTIGVLITFAGATLVTYFILGVDVKLAALFGALVAATGPTVITPLVRNIHVNHKVGKILEIEGVFNDAASVILAAFMFEWIVSQLDGFSAVSFILQRLIIGIVIGLISGNILKRFLSSGSLVTDQTARFFTLTLVVFSYVFSELLGNESGILAVAVFGIITGTSNIPHKQALKEFKSDLVMMMLSIIFILLAAMLKFEQIIGIGVNGIIVVLALIFLVRPLAVFGSTANSSLRTNEKMFISFIGPRGVVPASIATYFAIKLDSMNILGGQMLVGLVFLTVIITVIMTGTLARRVANLLGVIPMEILIIGGGEVGKILAERFEKRGENVVVVDSSEDKCQRLLKQGIRVVHGDAEDINVLKEAGIEKAKYVVATTDQDNTNLLVSQIAKSKFNLKEDQIVARVNNVENLHAFWDLSIRSMSPQMTTALVLDNMVGKPSMFSMCEVGEEGEILEVRVTNPKVAGKAIKELNLPENSLLLMIRRGEKSYIANGNLVLEYDDLVTVIGEDDAAREVADLLYR; encoded by the coding sequence GTGGACTCAATATTTTTCCTGGAGATAGTCGTTTCTGTCCTTTTTATGAGTATGGTTGCACAGACCCTCAGCAAATACTTCAAGGTGCCAGTAATCATGTTTCTTTTGCTGGAAGGGATACTTGTCGGTCCGGAAGTCCTGAACTTCATTGACCCATCCACTTTCGGGGACGGACTTACGGCTATTGTATCGCTTTCTGTTGCTGTTATCGTATTTGATGGCGGTCTGCACATTGATGTAAAGAATATCCGTGCAATACAGAAAACTGCCTTCAAACTAACAACAATTGGTGTTCTAATTACATTTGCAGGTGCTACCCTGGTCACATATTTCATACTTGGTGTTGACGTGAAGCTTGCAGCACTTTTCGGAGCACTTGTAGCAGCAACCGGTCCTACAGTGATAACCCCGCTTGTCAGGAACATACATGTAAATCACAAAGTTGGGAAGATTCTTGAAATAGAGGGCGTTTTCAACGATGCGGCCAGTGTAATCCTTGCCGCGTTCATGTTCGAGTGGATAGTCTCACAGCTTGATGGTTTCAGTGCAGTATCTTTCATCCTGCAGAGACTTATCATCGGCATTGTTATTGGTCTGATAAGTGGGAATATACTCAAGCGCTTCCTTTCAAGCGGTTCCCTTGTTACGGATCAGACTGCCAGATTCTTCACACTTACCCTTGTTGTGTTCTCATATGTGTTTTCCGAGCTTCTGGGTAATGAATCCGGTATACTTGCAGTTGCCGTTTTCGGTATTATTACCGGAACATCCAATATTCCTCATAAGCAGGCTCTGAAAGAATTCAAATCCGATCTTGTGATGATGATGCTGTCGATAATTTTTATTCTGCTGGCAGCCATGCTCAAGTTTGAGCAGATAATAGGAATAGGTGTAAATGGTATCATTGTAGTACTGGCGCTGATATTCTTGGTTCGTCCACTAGCTGTTTTCGGATCAACTGCAAATTCCAGCCTGAGGACCAATGAAAAAATGTTTATATCGTTTATCGGTCCAAGGGGTGTTGTCCCGGCGTCCATTGCGACCTACTTTGCCATCAAGCTTGATTCAATGAACATATTAGGTGGGCAGATGCTGGTAGGACTTGTGTTCCTTACCGTTATTATTACAGTCATAATGACCGGGACCCTGGCAAGAAGAGTAGCTAATCTTTTAGGAGTTATACCCATGGAAATTCTTATTATCGGAGGAGGAGAGGTCGGGAAGATCCTGGCCGAGAGATTTGAGAAACGAGGCGAGAATGTTGTTGTAGTGGACAGTTCCGAGGATAAATGCCAGCGCCTGCTAAAGCAGGGGATCCGGGTTGTTCACGGCGATGCTGAGGACATCAATGTTCTGAAGGAAGCAGGCATTGAGAAAGCAAAATATGTAGTTGCCACTACGGATCAGGATAATACTAACCTGCTGGTTTCCCAGATCGCAAAGAGCAAGTTCAACCTGAAGGAAGACCAGATAGTTGCAAGGGTCAACAATGTTGAGAACCTTCATGCATTCTGGGATTTATCCATTAGGTCCATGAGCCCCCAGATGACCACGGCACTTGTGCTCGATAATATGGTGGGAAAACCGTCCATGTTCTCAATGTGTGAGGTTGGGGAAGAAGGCGAAATTCTTGAGGTAAGGGTCACCAACCCAAAGGTTGCAGGCAAAGCTATCAAGGAACTGAACCTCCCTGAGAATAGTCTTCTATTGATGATAAGAAGGGGTGAAAAATCCTACATTGCCAATGGTAACCTTGTTCTTGAATACGATGACCTTGTGACAGTCATTGGCGAGGACGATGCTGCAAGGGAGGTTGCTGATTTACTTTACAGGTGA
- a CDS encoding DNA-binding protein → MVEREVAYRLFAREFNDSRFHLYSSSSSSDQDIYSPNFLISPTGIKVNRVFIVGVVTEVDRLSEQKGGERELWRARISDPTGAFTIYAGSYQPEASVFLSTIQVPSYVMVLGKVRSYEPGDGSVFVSLRPEEINYVDESIRDRWIVDTAEMTLDRLVEFERFFSSDTGEGKLMDRILATGVSESSAAGMCLSLDYYHKDAEYYDSLKGDIRKVLCSIRKTEDKAEEIDYEAKVQSIAEELDGGNGFEYIAFINRAMSGDIPEKLADSTLKMLLSKGHLYEPRAGVFKVIH, encoded by the coding sequence ATGGTTGAAAGAGAAGTTGCATACAGGCTGTTTGCCAGGGAGTTCAATGATTCTCGTTTCCATTTATATTCTTCATCTTCCTCCTCAGATCAGGATATCTATTCCCCTAACTTCCTTATAAGCCCCACAGGAATTAAGGTAAACAGGGTGTTTATTGTGGGCGTTGTTACTGAGGTAGATCGTCTCTCTGAACAGAAAGGCGGTGAAAGGGAATTGTGGAGAGCACGCATTTCCGATCCTACAGGAGCTTTCACCATTTATGCCGGGAGCTACCAGCCGGAAGCATCTGTGTTCCTGTCAACGATACAGGTTCCATCTTATGTAATGGTGCTTGGAAAGGTTCGTTCATACGAACCGGGTGATGGTTCAGTCTTCGTATCTCTGCGTCCGGAAGAGATCAATTATGTTGATGAATCCATTCGGGACAGGTGGATAGTTGATACTGCCGAAATGACGCTTGATCGTCTTGTTGAATTTGAAAGGTTCTTTTCATCTGATACGGGAGAAGGGAAACTTATGGACAGGATACTGGCAACCGGTGTTTCTGAATCCTCTGCAGCTGGCATGTGTCTTTCACTTGATTACTATCACAAGGATGCAGAATATTATGATTCACTTAAAGGAGATATCAGGAAAGTCCTCTGTTCTATAAGAAAAACCGAAGATAAAGCTGAAGAGATCGATTATGAAGCCAAGGTCCAGTCAATTGCTGAGGAGCTTGATGGTGGCAATGGATTTGAATATATTGCTTTTATTAACCGGGCAATGTCTGGAGACATACCGGAAAAGCTTGCAGATTCCACATTGAAAATGTTACTTTCAAAAGGACATCTCTATGAACCCAGAGCCGGGGTATTTAAAGTAATACACTAG
- a CDS encoding Single-stranded DNA binding protein, which translates to MDEKIAPHIDELTMALGNISREEISRELEKLLKYRVPLDEAKKMIKAKYLSVSSSTVNVRDLSLGLNGIEIFGRIIDIVEKTVSIQGEQKTIFSGTLGDGTGICSFTCWDDMSLKPGDAISIKNAYTRLWNNRPELYFGKRSTITYLQDDELPDSEEMSHSNLKKLGDIVPADVLVSSVVLIVEMYHREITLKGEEVTVTEGVLADETGKLPFTSWVPLGGPDIGDYIRFEGASVRVFRGLPSINFTETTSIGKLSDVSELPFTMESVSTASSSIAIEKLLEKEGMFDVTVSGNIISVRSGSGLIERCPQCNRVTQKSSCRSHGEVECLTDMRIKAILDDGTGAVHLMLNRELSEAVYGKSMNDAEKMAQSSLSGEAVFEDMKKVLTGKYLAARGNSSRNEFGVSLVARSVWVPGNNVDERIEGLLERMDAGCDE; encoded by the coding sequence ATGGACGAAAAAATCGCGCCACATATTGATGAATTAACCATGGCGCTTGGAAACATTAGCAGGGAAGAGATAAGCAGAGAGCTTGAGAAACTTTTGAAATACCGGGTTCCTCTGGATGAAGCAAAAAAGATGATTAAAGCTAAGTACCTTTCAGTGTCATCTAGCACGGTAAACGTCAGGGACCTTTCCCTGGGATTAAATGGAATAGAAATTTTTGGGCGTATTATTGATATTGTTGAAAAAACAGTGTCGATACAGGGCGAGCAGAAAACCATTTTTTCAGGAACACTTGGTGACGGAACAGGCATCTGTTCTTTCACATGCTGGGACGATATGTCCTTAAAGCCCGGAGATGCAATAAGTATCAAAAATGCCTATACTCGCCTCTGGAATAACAGGCCGGAACTTTATTTCGGAAAAAGGTCAACGATAACTTATCTTCAGGACGATGAACTTCCTGATTCAGAAGAAATGTCCCATTCAAACCTCAAGAAACTTGGTGACATTGTTCCCGCAGATGTACTTGTGAGTTCTGTGGTATTGATTGTGGAGATGTATCACCGCGAGATAACACTCAAAGGTGAAGAAGTGACTGTTACTGAAGGTGTCCTGGCAGATGAGACAGGCAAACTACCGTTCACTTCATGGGTACCTCTGGGAGGACCGGATATTGGTGATTATATTCGATTTGAAGGTGCTTCTGTGAGAGTATTCAGGGGACTTCCATCCATTAATTTTACAGAAACAACATCTATCGGGAAACTATCCGATGTGTCGGAACTGCCATTTACAATGGAATCTGTAAGCACGGCAAGTTCTTCTATTGCCATTGAAAAGCTTCTTGAAAAGGAAGGAATGTTCGATGTGACTGTCAGTGGCAATATCATATCTGTCAGGTCAGGTTCGGGACTTATTGAGCGCTGTCCTCAATGTAATCGTGTAACACAGAAATCTTCATGTCGTTCTCACGGTGAAGTGGAATGTCTGACTGACATGCGCATAAAAGCTATTCTTGATGATGGAACCGGCGCGGTTCACCTGATGCTTAACAGGGAACTTTCTGAGGCTGTTTATGGCAAAAGTATGAATGATGCTGAAAAGATGGCACAGAGTTCACTCTCCGGTGAAGCTGTTTTTGAAGATATGAAAAAGGTTCTCACAGGTAAATATCTTGCAGCCAGGGGCAATTCATCCAGAAATGAATTTGGTGTATCCCTTGTTGCCAGGTCTGTATGGGTCCCTGGGAATAACGTGGATGAACGAATTGAGGGACTTCTGGAAAGAATGGATGCAGGATGTGATGAGTAA
- a CDS encoding histone family protein — protein MTIIPFAPIERVIRNAGAQRVSESAGMALTAILEEYGLEISREAIKLAEHAGRKTVKAEDINLAKEMLGK, from the coding sequence ATGACGATAATTCCATTTGCACCTATTGAGAGAGTAATAAGAAATGCCGGAGCACAAAGAGTAAGCGAGTCTGCAGGAATGGCACTTACTGCCATACTGGAAGAATACGGACTTGAGATCTCAAGGGAAGCCATCAAACTCGCAGAACACGCTGGGAGAAAAACAGTAAAGGCTGAAGATATCAACCTTGCAAAAGAGATGCTGGGAAAATAA
- a CDS encoding small multi-drug export protein: MSLEVTVLDLLSSFPHWLATMVIGAMPIFELRGAIPIALGIYEMSPASAFLFAVSGNMLPVVPLLLFLDPVSTYLRRFPIFDKFFSWLFGRTHRNHSERFEKYGTLALTLFVAVPLPVTGAWTGCAAAFVFGIKFRHAFPAILAGVLIAGIIVSSVTLGGIGLVDFLS, translated from the coding sequence TTGAGTCTTGAAGTAACAGTACTGGATTTACTTTCCTCTTTTCCTCACTGGCTTGCAACCATGGTAATCGGTGCAATGCCAATATTTGAATTGAGAGGTGCTATTCCCATTGCACTTGGAATATATGAAATGAGTCCTGCGTCTGCATTTTTGTTTGCAGTATCGGGTAATATGCTTCCTGTTGTACCTTTGCTCCTGTTTCTGGACCCTGTTTCCACTTATCTTCGCCGTTTTCCTATATTCGATAAATTCTTTTCATGGCTTTTTGGAAGAACACATCGTAACCATTCAGAAAGATTTGAGAAATACGGTACACTTGCCCTGACACTTTTTGTTGCAGTGCCACTGCCTGTAACCGGTGCGTGGACTGGGTGTGCTGCAGCATTTGTTTTTGGTATTAAATTCCGGCATGCTTTTCCGGCAATACTTGCAGGAGTACTTATTGCAGGTATAATCGTGAGCAGTGTCACATTGGGTGGAATAGGTCTGGTGGACTTCCTCAGCTAG
- a CDS encoding flavodoxin domain-containing protein — MPRLAIVYLSTQGSTKMMAEAIAKGAREKHIDVDIDNFYEWDPADVAKYDAICIGSSTFYYTMLEPIAKFLDKLIDIGIEGKLGAAFGSYGWSGEAPVQIAEKLRKAGLEVIDPVLRIQYIPNEKDLAECIRLGKDLAIKMKKKD; from the coding sequence ATGCCAAGACTAGCTATAGTATATCTTAGTACTCAGGGAAGTACTAAAATGATGGCAGAAGCCATTGCGAAGGGTGCACGTGAAAAACATATAGATGTAGATATAGACAACTTTTATGAATGGGACCCGGCAGATGTTGCAAAATACGATGCCATATGCATAGGTTCCTCCACATTCTATTACACAATGCTTGAGCCCATAGCTAAATTCCTGGACAAACTGATAGACATAGGAATTGAAGGGAAATTAGGTGCAGCATTTGGATCTTATGGATGGAGTGGAGAAGCACCGGTGCAAATTGCCGAAAAGCTCAGAAAAGCAGGATTAGAGGTAATTGACCCTGTATTAAGAATACAGTACATACCAAATGAAAAGGATCTGGCTGAATGCATCAGGCTTGGAAAAGACCTGGCCATAAAGATGAAAAAGAAAGATTAA
- a CDS encoding RPA family protein, with the protein MAGYTREVARRMFAQEFRESNLSFKDGDDQYAPQYLLTPTGAKVNRVFIVGTLIEKEDIGTDSEYWRGRVTDPTGSFLIYAGQYQPEAAQVLAECDTPAFVAVVGKPSTYTTNEGDVLTSVRPESLHIVDGQTRDMWVIETAKCTLDRIKALDSASPNSQRAKEYYDPDTKHYSSMVSQALKSLKETY; encoded by the coding sequence ATGGCTGGCTATACAAGGGAAGTTGCCAGAAGAATGTTTGCACAGGAGTTCAGGGAATCCAACCTGAGTTTTAAGGATGGCGATGACCAGTATGCTCCTCAGTATCTTCTGACACCTACCGGTGCTAAGGTGAACAGGGTATTCATTGTAGGTACTCTTATAGAAAAAGAAGACATAGGTACCGATTCTGAATACTGGCGTGGCCGCGTGACCGATCCGACCGGTTCGTTCCTGATATATGCAGGTCAGTACCAGCCGGAAGCTGCACAGGTCCTTGCAGAATGTGATACTCCTGCATTTGTAGCAGTTGTTGGAAAGCCAAGTACTTACACAACCAACGAAGGCGATGTTCTTACATCAGTAAGACCGGAGTCACTTCACATAGTCGATGGTCAGACAAGGGATATGTGGGTCATCGAAACCGCAAAATGTACTCTTGACAGAATTAAAGCGCTGGACAGTGCATCTCCAAATTCCCAGAGGGCGAAGGAATATTACGATCCCGATACAAAGCATTATTCTTCAATGGTTTCTCAGGCATTGAAGTCCCTGAAGGAAACATATTGA